The Acinetobacter shaoyimingii DNA segment AGCAGGTATCTTGGCGATCGTAGCGCTATTTATCAACTATCTTAAACGTAATGAGGTACGTGGTTCTATTTTTGAAAGTCACTTCACTTGGCAGATTCGTAGCTTTTGGTGGTATTTGATTTGGAACATCATTGCTTTTGTTCCGTTCTTATTTTTATTTTTCACTGGCGATAACGTCAATGCTTTTGCAGGTGTTGCTTTTGCTGCAACTTTATTCTGTGTAGCGGTGGTGGGTTTATCGTGGGTTTGGATTGTTTACCGTGCCATTAAGGGCATTATTAAGCTGAATGATAACCAGCCGATGTATCACTAAACGTGGTTTTTAGGTCTGATTTTGGGATGCATGATGATCATTGAACATGTGTACTTGAACATAAAACCTGAACAAAGTGCTGCATTTGAAACTGCATTTAAACACGCCAAAGAGGTGATATACCCGATGGAAGGTTTAAATGCAGTTCAACTGATTAAAAAAGTAGATGATCCGCATCGTTATATTTTGATGATTTTCT contains these protein-coding regions:
- a CDS encoding DUF4870 family protein; translated protein: MNYSIDRDPNRTLTLILYVLYIVAIFSAGILAIVALFINYLKRNEVRGSIFESHFTWQIRSFWWYLIWNIIAFVPFLFLFFTGDNVNAFAGVAFAATLFCVAVVGLSWVWIVYRAIKGIIKLNDNQPMYH
- a CDS encoding antibiotic biosynthesis monooxygenase family protein: MIIEHVYLNIKPEQSAAFETAFKHAKEVIYPMEGLNAVQLIKKVDDPHRYILMIFWDSIEDHQIGFRQSKAYPVWKSLLHHFYDPMPEVEYFEPCMLLAKKPRPD